The proteins below come from a single Candidatus Omnitrophota bacterium genomic window:
- the atpC gene encoding ATP synthase F1 subunit epsilon — translation MAEKLFKISITTPEKTVFEGEISSLVAPGEGGYFGVLVDHAPLIANIVPGKITIKDASEQPTVFKCKSTGIIEVLKNNVNLLVDSAERA, via the coding sequence ATGGCTGAAAAATTATTCAAAATAAGCATTACCACTCCTGAAAAGACGGTATTCGAAGGCGAGATATCCTCCCTTGTGGCGCCGGGAGAGGGAGGTTATTTCGGGGTGCTGGTAGACCATGCCCCGCTTATCGCGAACATCGTCCCCGGGAAGATAACGATTAAAGATGCGTCGGAGCAGCCTACGGTATTTAAGTGCAAAAGCACCGGCATTATCGAAGTGCTCAAGAACAATGTAAACCTTCTTGTTGATTCAGCGGAGCGGGCATGA
- a CDS encoding cation:proton antiporter yields the protein MSHILQLLIALSIIIAAAKMMGSLSAAVKQPPVFGEILVGLILGPSVLNMMGWGIFQPHGAEMVPAVGEIIHDIAEIGVILLMFIAGLETDIKGILRVGNNAFWAAAGGVVLPLGIGTWFSSAMGFSLSESIFIGTILTATSVSITAQTLMEIGALKSKEGSTILGAAVIDDVMGIIVLSLVVAFSINPSTGASAAANTSSIITLALQIVLFFVIAILIGAKFFDKILDRAVKLTDAHALFAMTLVLCFLYAWAAEYFGRVAAITGAYICGVMLTRSKYFEKIGHSAKTFAYPLFIPVFLIDIGLRADARELGGSAVFAIGIILIAIVTKAVGCMAGARATGFSSKESFRVGIGMISRGEVGLIIASYGLTHAIIQKDIFSAMVLMVLITTLITPVLLHFVFPKKHIVET from the coding sequence ATGAGCCATATCCTGCAATTACTTATAGCCCTAAGCATAATAATAGCGGCCGCTAAGATGATGGGAAGCCTGAGCGCGGCCGTAAAGCAACCTCCTGTCTTCGGAGAGATCCTTGTCGGCCTGATACTGGGCCCGAGCGTCCTGAATATGATGGGCTGGGGAATATTCCAGCCCCACGGCGCCGAGATGGTGCCCGCTGTCGGCGAAATTATACACGACATAGCCGAAATAGGCGTCATCCTGCTCATGTTCATCGCAGGGCTCGAGACCGACATAAAAGGTATCCTCAGGGTGGGAAATAACGCCTTCTGGGCAGCAGCCGGCGGCGTGGTCCTGCCGCTGGGCATCGGCACCTGGTTCTCCAGCGCAATGGGTTTTTCGTTGAGCGAATCAATCTTTATCGGGACGATACTGACCGCAACATCGGTCTCGATTACCGCGCAGACATTGATGGAGATCGGGGCGCTGAAGTCGAAAGAGGGCTCGACCATCCTCGGCGCGGCCGTCATTGACGACGTCATGGGGATAATAGTACTTTCCCTTGTCGTCGCCTTCTCGATAAATCCTTCAACGGGCGCTTCTGCCGCCGCAAACACCTCATCCATTATTACGCTGGCCCTGCAGATCGTCCTGTTCTTCGTGATCGCTATATTGATAGGCGCGAAATTTTTCGATAAGATACTGGATCGTGCGGTAAAGTTGACGGACGCCCACGCGCTCTTCGCAATGACCCTGGTCTTATGTTTTCTTTACGCATGGGCTGCGGAATATTTCGGGAGGGTAGCCGCCATAACCGGCGCTTACATCTGCGGTGTCATGCTTACGAGGTCCAAATATTTCGAGAAGATCGGGCATTCCGCGAAAACATTCGCGTATCCTCTTTTTATCCCCGTCTTCCTAATAGACATAGGGCTGCGCGCCGACGCGCGAGAGCTCGGAGGAAGCGCGGTCTTCGCGATAGGGATAATACTGATAGCGATAGTCACCAAGGCCGTGGGCTGCATGGCCGGGGCCAGGGCGACGGGATTCAGCTCTAAGGAATCGTTCCGTGTCGGGATAGGCATGATATCCAGGGGCGAGGTAGGTTTGATAATCGCCAGCTATGGGCTCACGCATGCCATAATACAAAAAGATATCTTTTCGGCGATGGTCCTGATGGTCCTCATCACCACCCTCATCACGCCGGTGCTTCTGCATTTCGTATTCCCTAAAAAACATATCGTCGAAACTTAA
- the pyrE gene encoding orotate phosphoribosyltransferase — protein MNQESVMRIFEEENAFHKGHFKLSSGLHSEYYLQCALVLADPKIAAKLCGELAAKFKNEKIDVVIGPAVGGITAAYEVARALGVRGIFSEREEGKMALRRGFKLKPGEKVLVIEDVTTTGGSAQEVVDLVKGLGAEAVGVGAIIDRSGGKAKFSVPFKSLAQLKVETFQPEDCPLCKAGKPVIKPGSRK, from the coding sequence TTGAACCAGGAATCGGTAATGAGAATATTCGAGGAAGAGAACGCATTCCATAAAGGCCATTTCAAGCTCTCGAGCGGGCTGCATAGCGAGTATTATCTCCAGTGCGCGCTCGTCCTGGCCGACCCTAAAATAGCGGCCAAACTTTGCGGGGAACTCGCCGCGAAATTTAAAAACGAAAAGATAGACGTCGTGATCGGGCCGGCTGTCGGCGGGATCACCGCGGCCTATGAAGTCGCCCGCGCCCTGGGCGTAAGAGGGATATTTTCCGAGAGGGAAGAGGGGAAGATGGCATTGAGGCGCGGGTTCAAGCTTAAGCCCGGCGAAAAAGTATTGGTAATAGAAGATGTCACCACTACCGGCGGTTCGGCGCAGGAAGTCGTCGACCTCGTAAAGGGCCTCGGCGCGGAAGCGGTAGGTGTCGGCGCGATAATTGACAGGTCAGGCGGCAAGGCGAAATTCAGCGTACCTTTCAAGTCACTCGCGCAATTGAAGGTTGAGACATTCCAGCCGGAAGACTGCCCGCTCTGCAAGGCAGGAAAACCCGTCATCAAGCCCGGGAGCAGGAAGTAG